A single Paracoccus pantotrophus DNA region contains:
- a CDS encoding sulfate ABC transporter substrate-binding protein, producing MVSLVGLGLAGPGHADNSLLNVSYDPTRELYREVNAAFAAKWQAEGHAAPTIETSHGGSGAQARSVIDGLKAQVVTLALASDIDQIASRGLLPEDWQSRLPHNSAPYTSTIVFLVREGNPKGIQDWGDLVKEGVEVITPNPKTSGGARWNYLAAWAWAQKNGQDPKGFVTELFKHVPVLDSGARGSTTTFTQREIGDVLLAWENEAYLALNELGEDRFDIVVPSVSILAEPPVAIVDKNIADDEQKALADAYLAFLYSPEGQALAYKHYYRAWDDSAANPEDVARFPQLDLVTIADFGGWKQAQPEHFGDGGTFDQIYSGQ from the coding sequence GTGGTCAGCCTGGTCGGGCTGGGACTGGCCGGTCCGGGCCATGCCGACAACAGCCTGCTGAATGTCAGCTATGACCCGACGCGCGAGCTTTACCGCGAGGTGAACGCCGCCTTCGCCGCGAAATGGCAGGCCGAAGGGCATGCCGCGCCGACCATCGAGACCTCGCATGGCGGTTCGGGCGCGCAGGCGCGCTCGGTGATCGACGGGCTCAAGGCGCAGGTGGTGACGCTGGCGCTGGCCTCGGATATCGACCAGATCGCGTCCCGCGGCCTGTTGCCCGAGGATTGGCAGTCGCGCCTGCCCCATAACAGCGCGCCCTATACCTCGACCATCGTCTTCCTGGTGCGCGAGGGCAATCCCAAGGGCATCCAGGATTGGGGCGACCTGGTCAAGGAGGGCGTCGAGGTCATCACCCCGAACCCCAAGACCAGCGGCGGGGCGCGCTGGAACTATCTGGCTGCCTGGGCCTGGGCGCAGAAGAACGGCCAGGACCCCAAGGGTTTCGTGACCGAACTGTTCAAGCATGTCCCGGTGCTCGACAGCGGCGCGCGCGGCTCGACCACCACCTTCACCCAGCGCGAGATCGGCGACGTGCTGCTGGCCTGGGAGAACGAGGCCTATCTGGCGCTGAACGAGCTGGGCGAGGACCGGTTCGACATCGTCGTGCCCTCGGTCTCGATCCTGGCCGAGCCGCCGGTCGCCATCGTGGACAAGAACATCGCCGATGACGAGCAGAAGGCGCTGGCCGATGCCTATCTGGCCTTCCTCTATTCGCCCGAGGGGCAGGCGCTGGCCTACAAGCACTATTACCGCGCCTGGGACGACAGCGCCGCCAATCCCGAGGACGTGGCGCGCTTTCCGCAACTCGATCTGGTGACCATCGCCGATTTCGGCGGCTGGAAACAGGCCCAGCCCGAACATTTCGGCGATGGCGGCACCTTCGACCAGATCTATTCGGGGCAATGA
- a CDS encoding sulfite exporter TauE/SafE family protein gives MTETLLMLAAGFLGGMLNAVAGGGTFITFPALVASGVPVVSANATSTVAALPGYLSAALGFRREIAQIERALVLRLTFWTLAGGIVGSCLLLVSSNKAFAVLVPFLLLAATSVFIWGAQVREWAAQHRNAVAPFGAGTMVPVAIYGGYFNGGLGIVLLALFALWGMTQLNQMNGLKNWLSFALSVISLAIFAAGGQVAWWPAAVMSLGTILGGYLGAPVARRIPVPALRALIAAIGFGMTALFFWRLF, from the coding sequence ATGACCGAAACCTTGCTGATGCTCGCCGCCGGTTTTCTCGGCGGGATGCTGAACGCCGTCGCCGGGGGCGGCACCTTCATCACCTTCCCGGCGCTGGTCGCCAGCGGCGTGCCGGTGGTTTCGGCCAATGCCACCAGCACGGTCGCCGCCCTGCCCGGCTATCTGTCCGCCGCGCTGGGATTCCGCCGCGAGATCGCGCAGATCGAGCGGGCGCTGGTGCTGCGCCTGACCTTCTGGACGCTGGCCGGAGGCATCGTCGGCTCCTGCCTGCTGCTGGTTTCCTCGAACAAGGCCTTCGCGGTGCTGGTACCCTTCCTGCTGCTGGCGGCGACCTCGGTCTTCATCTGGGGGGCGCAGGTGCGGGAATGGGCGGCGCAGCACCGCAATGCGGTCGCGCCCTTCGGCGCCGGGACCATGGTGCCGGTCGCCATCTATGGCGGCTATTTCAACGGCGGGCTGGGCATCGTGCTGCTGGCGCTGTTCGCGCTTTGGGGCATGACGCAGCTGAACCAGATGAACGGGCTGAAGAACTGGCTGTCCTTCGCGCTGTCGGTGATCTCGCTGGCGATCTTCGCGGCCGGCGGGCAGGTCGCCTGGTGGCCGGCTGCGGTCATGAGCCTGGGCACCATCCTGGGCGGCTATCTGGGTGCGCCGGTGGCGCGGCGTATCCCGGTTCCGGCGCTGCGGGCATTGATCGCGGCCATCGGCTTTGGCATGACGGCGCTGTTCTTCTGGCGGCTCTTCTGA
- a CDS encoding RidA family protein translates to MSAIKRIETGPRMSQAVIHNGTVYLAGQVGKPGEPVAEQTREVLAQIDRLLAECGSDKTRILSAQVWLADMADFAEMNAVWDAWVAPGHAPARATGESALATPDYKVEIIVTAAQN, encoded by the coding sequence ATGTCCGCGATCAAACGCATCGAGACCGGCCCCCGCATGAGCCAGGCGGTCATCCATAACGGCACCGTCTACCTGGCCGGCCAGGTCGGCAAGCCCGGCGAGCCCGTAGCCGAGCAGACCCGCGAGGTACTGGCCCAGATCGACCGGCTGCTGGCGGAATGCGGCTCGGACAAGACCCGCATCCTCTCGGCGCAGGTCTGGCTGGCCGACATGGCCGATTTCGCCGAAATGAATGCCGTCTGGGACGCCTGGGTGGCCCCCGGCCACGCCCCGGCCCGCGCCACCGGCGAATCGGCGCTGGCGACGCCCGACTACAAGGTCGAGATCATCGTGACCGCGGCGCAGAACTGA
- the lpxB gene encoding lipid-A-disaccharide synthase, with the protein MKFFLIAGEPSGDNLGGALMAGLKQLDPGAAFLGVGGSAMAAQGLESRFPMEELSLMGIWEVLPKYRALKTRIAETARAVAEARPDALITIDSPDFCLRVARQARALNPDLRTIHYVAPSVWAWRAGRARKMAEVIDHVLAILPFEPPLMQAAGMSCDFVGHPIAAEPVAGEAEAAGFRAANGIAPDAPLVLCLPGSRRTEVGRLGPRFDEALIRLRDRVPEIRVVIPTVRGVSGLVRDMARRWPTAPVVVERPEEKRAAFAAADLALAASGTVSLDLAANDVPMVIGYDVAPLSRMIIGLLLRTDTVTLVNLVSETRAVPEYLGRNCQPGPMSQALFRLIENGGERAEQLAAMALTMQRLGRGGEAPGLRAARSVLAAISSAPRSR; encoded by the coding sequence GAAATTCTTCCTGATCGCGGGCGAGCCTTCGGGCGACAATCTGGGCGGCGCCCTGATGGCTGGCTTGAAGCAGCTCGATCCGGGGGCTGCGTTCCTGGGCGTCGGCGGGTCCGCCATGGCGGCGCAGGGGCTCGAGAGCCGTTTCCCAATGGAAGAACTGAGCCTGATGGGCATCTGGGAGGTGCTACCGAAATACCGCGCGCTCAAGACCCGGATCGCCGAGACCGCCCGCGCCGTTGCCGAGGCCCGGCCCGATGCGCTGATCACCATCGACAGCCCGGATTTCTGCCTGCGCGTGGCGCGCCAGGCGCGGGCGCTGAACCCCGATCTGCGCACCATCCATTACGTTGCGCCCTCGGTCTGGGCCTGGCGGGCGGGACGGGCCCGGAAGATGGCCGAGGTGATCGACCATGTGCTGGCGATCCTGCCCTTCGAGCCGCCCTTGATGCAGGCCGCCGGCATGAGCTGCGATTTCGTCGGCCACCCCATCGCCGCCGAGCCGGTGGCGGGCGAGGCCGAGGCGGCGGGGTTTCGCGCCGCGAACGGCATCGCGCCGGATGCGCCGCTGGTCCTGTGCTTGCCGGGCTCGCGCCGGACCGAAGTGGGGCGCCTGGGCCCGCGCTTCGACGAGGCGCTGATCCGGCTGCGCGACCGGGTGCCCGAGATTCGCGTGGTGATCCCGACCGTGCGCGGCGTTTCGGGGCTGGTGCGCGACATGGCGCGGCGCTGGCCGACCGCGCCGGTGGTGGTCGAGCGTCCCGAGGAGAAGCGCGCGGCCTTCGCCGCTGCCGACCTGGCGCTGGCGGCCTCGGGCACGGTCAGCCTGGACCTGGCGGCCAACGACGTGCCCATGGTGATCGGCTATGACGTGGCGCCGCTCAGCCGGATGATCATCGGGCTGCTGCTGCGCACCGACACGGTGACGCTGGTCAACCTGGTCAGCGAGACCCGCGCCGTGCCGGAATACCTGGGCCGCAACTGCCAGCCGGGGCCGATGTCTCAGGCGCTGTTTCGGCTCATCGAGAATGGCGGTGAGCGGGCCGAGCAACTGGCGGCGATGGCGCTGACCATGCAGCGGCTGGGGCGCGGCGGCGAGGCTCCGGGCCTGCGCGCCGCGCGTTCGGTCCTGGCGGCGATCAGTTCTGCGCCGCGGTCACGATGA